In Desulfovibrio sp. 86, the following proteins share a genomic window:
- a CDS encoding hydrogenase iron-sulfur subunit — translation MPVLEGKELRIVGFLCNWCSYGGADTAGVARATQPTDLRIIRVPCSGRIDPLFIVKALLNGADGVLVSGCHPRDCHYAAGNFYARRRLEVLKQFLPVLGIDDRRFEYTWVSASEGQRWQQVVTLFTDRIHKLGPAPSLEDPEPLLKIADMALTSLRPLGTGQSAALGELKDAIKAKLPELDMVLGWGEGYDAAHTVPIFMKTPEDVDKLVWGPFNVNNLAVYLPSFKGKKVGIVVKGCDSRSVVELLQEKLIRREDVTIFAMPCEGTLDMARVNQGLGRYTKIDKVEYDEAGVTITADGKPIRFCMTDYAQGKCYGCTTPSAVLADTRLGMPVKVEAGPYTPPELALLDSMSLEERMAFWRGQMDRCLRCYACRNACPMCVCRDFCVSDSRDPHWMTQDDSVKEKLFFQTIHAMHLAGRCTGCGECQRACPVGIPILALRQQIARAVGQLFDGYKSGLNAEDVPPLLGYEVEEKNIHERDWK, via the coding sequence ATGCCAGTGTTAGAAGGCAAAGAATTGCGGATTGTGGGTTTTCTCTGCAACTGGTGCTCCTATGGCGGCGCCGACACAGCTGGTGTGGCCCGCGCCACACAGCCCACGGATCTGCGTATCATACGTGTGCCCTGCTCGGGCCGCATCGACCCCCTGTTCATCGTCAAGGCCCTGCTTAACGGGGCGGACGGCGTGCTGGTTTCCGGCTGCCATCCGCGCGACTGCCACTACGCGGCCGGCAACTTCTACGCCCGCCGCCGTCTTGAGGTGCTCAAGCAGTTTTTGCCCGTACTTGGCATTGACGACCGCCGCTTTGAATACACCTGGGTTTCGGCTTCCGAAGGCCAGCGCTGGCAGCAAGTGGTGACGCTCTTTACCGACCGCATCCACAAGCTCGGCCCCGCGCCCAGCCTTGAAGATCCCGAACCGCTGCTCAAGATAGCCGACATGGCGCTTACCTCGCTGCGGCCTCTGGGCACAGGGCAAAGCGCCGCCCTCGGCGAACTCAAGGACGCCATCAAGGCCAAACTGCCCGAACTGGACATGGTGCTCGGCTGGGGCGAAGGCTATGACGCCGCCCATACCGTGCCCATCTTCATGAAGACGCCCGAAGACGTGGACAAGCTCGTGTGGGGGCCCTTCAACGTCAACAACCTCGCCGTGTACCTGCCCTCCTTCAAGGGCAAGAAAGTCGGCATCGTGGTCAAGGGCTGCGACTCCCGCTCCGTGGTGGAACTGCTGCAGGAAAAGCTCATCCGCCGCGAGGACGTGACCATCTTCGCCATGCCCTGCGAGGGCACGCTGGATATGGCCCGCGTCAACCAGGGTCTTGGCCGGTACACAAAGATCGACAAGGTGGAGTATGACGAGGCTGGCGTCACCATCACGGCTGACGGCAAGCCCATCCGCTTCTGCATGACCGACTACGCCCAGGGCAAATGCTACGGCTGTACCACGCCCTCGGCGGTGCTGGCCGACACGCGCCTCGGCATGCCCGTCAAGGTGGAGGCAGGCCCCTATACCCCGCCGGAACTGGCCCTGCTGGACTCTATGAGTCTTGAAGAACGCATGGCCTTCTGGCGCGGCCAGATGGATCGCTGCCTGCGCTGCTACGCCTGCCGCAATGCCTGCCCCATGTGCGTCTGCCGCGACTTCTGCGTTTCCGACAGCCGCGACCCGCACTGGATGACGCAGGACGACAGCGTAAAGGAAAAACTGTTCTTCCAGACCATACACGCCATGCACCTTGCCGGTCGCTGCACGGGCTGCGGCGAATGCCAGCGGGCCTGCCCCGTGGGCATTCCCATCCTTGCCCTGCGCCAGCAGATCGCCCGCGCCGTGGGTCAGCTCTTTGACGGCTACAAGTCCGGCCTCAATGCCGAGGACGTGCCGCCGCTGCTGGGCTATGAAGTGGAAGAAAAGAACATCCATGAGAGGGACTGGAAATGA
- a CDS encoding 4Fe-4S dicluster domain-containing protein, whose translation MSMTRFVTPDGLPAFLAFLSQQGNRVLVPVEKPAAKRSVVFEPWREGMAFTLEKATVPAKEAVLPQSETLVRYKKSKDPENPDRVAIQLDDKPEAEATVVFATRPCDARGYVVLDRPYLKGPFADPYYKARREALTVISLTCNSGCNTCFCHWVGGGPTSPEGSDILMTEIEGGYVLQAITPKGEELLAASSLEDGADRFSKVEEVRKAAWASLVPAPNLKEAPERLAALFTDVEFWQNQTDRCLSCGACTYFCPTCYCFNITDEGEGLSEKGGRRLRSWDNCMSSLFTREASGHNPRTVKAFRMRNRVSHKYSTYPENWGSFSCSGCGRCISNCPVCLDIRAIVLAALEAKQPKAE comes from the coding sequence ATGAGCATGACCCGATTTGTAACCCCCGACGGTTTGCCCGCCTTTCTGGCCTTTCTCTCGCAACAAGGCAATCGCGTGCTTGTGCCCGTGGAAAAGCCTGCGGCCAAGCGCTCGGTGGTGTTTGAACCCTGGCGCGAAGGCATGGCCTTCACCCTTGAAAAAGCCACCGTGCCCGCCAAGGAGGCCGTGCTGCCCCAGAGCGAAACCCTGGTGCGCTACAAAAAAAGCAAGGACCCGGAAAATCCGGACCGCGTAGCCATACAGCTTGACGACAAGCCCGAGGCCGAAGCCACGGTGGTTTTCGCCACCCGCCCCTGCGACGCGCGCGGCTACGTCGTCCTTGACCGGCCCTATCTCAAGGGACCCTTCGCCGACCCCTACTACAAGGCCCGGCGCGAGGCGCTCACCGTCATCAGCCTGACCTGCAACTCCGGCTGCAATACCTGCTTCTGCCACTGGGTTGGCGGCGGCCCCACCTCTCCTGAAGGTTCGGACATTCTCATGACCGAAATCGAGGGCGGCTACGTGCTTCAGGCCATCACCCCCAAGGGTGAGGAACTGCTGGCCGCCTCTTCGCTGGAAGACGGCGCTGACCGCTTCTCCAAGGTTGAGGAAGTGCGCAAGGCAGCCTGGGCCAGCCTTGTGCCCGCCCCCAATCTCAAGGAAGCCCCGGAAAGACTGGCGGCCCTGTTCACGGATGTGGAGTTCTGGCAAAACCAGACCGACCGTTGCCTGTCCTGCGGCGCATGCACCTACTTCTGCCCCACCTGCTATTGCTTCAACATCACCGACGAAGGTGAAGGCCTGAGCGAAAAAGGCGGCCGCCGCCTGCGCAGCTGGGACAACTGCATGTCGTCGCTGTTCACGCGTGAGGCCAGCGGGCATAACCCCCGCACCGTAAAAGCCTTCCGCATGCGCAACCGCGTTTCGCACAAGTACTCCACCTATCCTGAAAACTGGGGTTCGTTCTCCTGCAGCGGCTGTGGCCGGTGCATCAGCAACTGCCCCGTCTGTCTGGACATCCGCGCCATCGTACTGGCAGCGCTGGAAGCCAAGCAGCCCAAAGCCGAGTAG
- a CDS encoding FAD/NAD(P)-binding protein, with the protein MLREITPRPQPAGNPYLPMPATVAEVIQETGNIRTLRVVLDDADAMKNFTYEPGQVGQFSVFGAGESTFVINSPPSQKNYLQFSVMQAGEVTAAIHRLSPGDKVGVRAPLGNFFPYNDWKGKDIFFVGGGIGMAPIRTIMMHILENRKDYGKVSLLYGARTPRDMAFSYETEDWLRRDDLDCTLCIDAPFEGWEHKVGLIPNVLTELNPDPKNCVAVLCGPPIMIKFTVQALEKLKFAPENIVTTLEKRMKCGIGICGRCNIGGRYVCVDGPVFTWKELQELPPEM; encoded by the coding sequence ATGCTGCGTGAAATAACGCCCCGCCCGCAGCCTGCGGGCAACCCGTACCTGCCCATGCCCGCCACCGTGGCTGAAGTTATTCAGGAGACAGGCAACATCCGCACCCTTCGCGTGGTGCTCGACGACGCCGACGCCATGAAAAACTTCACCTACGAACCCGGTCAGGTGGGGCAGTTCTCCGTCTTTGGCGCGGGCGAATCCACCTTTGTCATCAACTCGCCGCCGTCGCAGAAGAACTATCTGCAGTTCTCCGTCATGCAGGCAGGGGAAGTCACCGCCGCCATCCACCGCCTGTCGCCCGGCGACAAGGTGGGCGTGCGCGCGCCGCTGGGCAACTTCTTTCCCTACAATGACTGGAAGGGCAAGGACATCTTCTTCGTGGGCGGCGGCATCGGTATGGCCCCCATCCGCACCATCATGATGCACATTCTGGAAAACAGGAAGGATTACGGCAAGGTGAGCCTGCTCTACGGCGCGCGCACCCCCCGCGACATGGCCTTCAGCTATGAAACTGAAGACTGGCTGCGCCGCGACGATCTGGACTGCACCCTGTGCATCGACGCGCCCTTTGAAGGATGGGAACACAAGGTCGGCCTTATCCCCAACGTGCTCACCGAACTGAATCCCGATCCCAAAAACTGCGTGGCCGTGCTCTGCGGGCCGCCCATCATGATCAAGTTCACGGTGCAGGCTCTGGAAAAACTCAAGTTCGCCCCGGAAAACATCGTCACCACCCTTGAAAAGCGCATGAAGTGCGGCATCGGCATCTGCGGCCGCTGCAACATCGGCGGGCGCTACGTCTGCGTGGACGGCCCGGTGTTTACCTGGAAAGAACTGCAGGAACTGCCGCCTGAAATGTAG
- a CDS encoding DUF2318 domain-containing protein: protein MRHPHTTGYSTAKALPLPFDRQVRALLLTALALCCALFAAPAQAGPFGNLFSKETVLEVKDGAVSLPVSGVSVKASFYKVKIDGTDVIFFALLDSAGKVRVALDACDSCWASGKGYKQQGDSMVCQNCGMAFHADRIGLRKGGCNPHPVAYSLSDATVVIPATELQAGVKFFGSR from the coding sequence ATGCGTCACCCCCACACCACAGGATATTCCACCGCCAAGGCCCTGCCGTTGCCCTTTGACCGGCAGGTTCGCGCCCTGCTTCTGACGGCCCTTGCCCTTTGCTGTGCCCTCTTTGCAGCCCCTGCCCAGGCCGGGCCTTTCGGCAACCTCTTCAGCAAGGAAACCGTGCTGGAAGTCAAGGACGGGGCCGTTTCGCTGCCCGTGTCCGGCGTGAGCGTCAAGGCTTCTTTTTATAAGGTCAAGATTGACGGAACCGACGTGATCTTTTTTGCCCTGCTGGATTCCGCCGGAAAGGTCCGCGTGGCTCTGGATGCCTGCGATTCCTGCTGGGCTTCGGGCAAGGGGTACAAACAGCAGGGCGATTCAATGGTCTGCCAGAACTGCGGCATGGCTTTTCACGCCGACCGCATCGGCCTCCGCAAGGGCGGCTGCAATCCGCACCCCGTGGCCTACAGCCTTTCAGACGCTACCGTCGTCATTCCGGCAACGGAACTTCAGGCTGGCGTCAAGTTTTTCGGGTCCCGGTAA